From Rudanella lutea DSM 19387, a single genomic window includes:
- a CDS encoding muconolactone Delta-isomerase family protein, with protein sequence MSQYMVEFALPAEMNEEFVQKIPAQRLKVNELMESGKMLSYSLSADRQKLWCILKVDSELEVMEVIAQFPLIQYMDPTISELMFHNMVAARIPLFSLN encoded by the coding sequence ATGAGCCAGTACATGGTTGAATTTGCGCTTCCGGCCGAAATGAACGAAGAATTTGTTCAGAAAATACCGGCCCAGCGGCTGAAGGTCAACGAACTGATGGAAAGCGGCAAAATGCTTTCGTATTCGCTCTCGGCCGACCGCCAAAAGCTGTGGTGCATTTTGAAGGTAGATTCGGAGCTGGAAGTTATGGAAGTAATTGCCCAGTTTCCGCTCATCCAATACATGGACCCCACCATCAGCGAGCTAATGTTTCATAACATGGTGGCGGCCCGCATTCCGTTGTTTTCGCTCAATTAG
- a CDS encoding flavin monoamine oxidase family protein has protein sequence MPTEHPTTHDVIVVGAGYAGLTAARNLHRAGKSVLVLEARDRIGGRVWTRHFDDGSYVDLGAAWVGPTQDRMYALAREYGVETYPTYNDGKSTQLFRGKVKRYKGLIPPLPLLSLLSLDWHIKKLNKLARTIDLKQPWASPNAQQLDAITLADWMQQHVGYRTARQFLKIAAEAIWAADPADISMLHTLFYIKSGRDLDTLMNVKNGAQEERFVGGSQRIADQMAAELHGHIRLNAPVHQIEQTEQGVRVSGPDFDYTARRVIVAIPPILANEIQFTPALPPKRVQLQQNVPMGVVWKCYAFYERPFWRDQGLNGLAATPEGHVTVTFDNSPADGGRGILMGFVLGNQARAFGQLSEAERQASALASFTTLFGPAADRPTRYLDHSFVDEAWSRGCYAGLFGPGVWTQYGTALREPVGRIHWAGTETAEVWNGYMDGAVRSGERAAQEVLLAE, from the coding sequence ATGCCTACCGAACACCCAACCACCCATGATGTCATTGTTGTAGGGGCTGGTTATGCCGGCCTGACAGCCGCCCGTAACCTACACCGGGCGGGCAAAAGCGTGCTGGTTCTCGAAGCCCGCGACCGAATCGGTGGCCGGGTCTGGACACGCCATTTCGACGACGGTTCGTACGTTGATCTGGGGGCGGCCTGGGTTGGCCCTACGCAGGACCGGATGTACGCGCTGGCCCGGGAGTATGGCGTTGAAACCTACCCAACCTACAACGACGGCAAAAGCACGCAGCTATTCCGGGGCAAAGTAAAACGCTACAAAGGCCTCATACCACCCCTCCCCCTGCTGTCGTTACTGAGCCTCGACTGGCACATCAAAAAACTGAACAAACTGGCAAGGACCATTGATCTGAAACAGCCGTGGGCCTCGCCCAACGCCCAACAGCTCGACGCTATCACCCTAGCCGACTGGATGCAGCAACACGTGGGTTACAGAACCGCCCGACAGTTCCTCAAAATTGCCGCCGAAGCGATTTGGGCCGCCGACCCGGCCGATATTTCAATGCTGCACACGTTGTTCTACATCAAGTCGGGCCGGGACCTGGACACGCTGATGAACGTAAAAAATGGCGCGCAGGAAGAACGGTTTGTGGGCGGCTCTCAACGGATAGCCGACCAAATGGCCGCCGAGCTGCATGGGCATATTCGCCTGAATGCGCCGGTGCATCAGATTGAGCAAACCGAACAGGGAGTCCGGGTCAGTGGCCCCGATTTTGACTATACAGCCCGGCGGGTCATTGTGGCTATTCCGCCTATACTGGCCAATGAAATTCAGTTTACGCCCGCTCTGCCCCCTAAACGGGTACAACTTCAGCAAAACGTACCGATGGGCGTCGTCTGGAAATGCTATGCGTTCTACGAGCGCCCTTTCTGGCGCGATCAGGGACTGAATGGGCTCGCGGCCACACCTGAGGGGCACGTAACCGTCACGTTCGACAATTCACCAGCCGATGGTGGCCGGGGCATTCTGATGGGTTTCGTGCTGGGGAATCAGGCGCGGGCGTTTGGGCAACTGAGTGAGGCCGAGCGGCAGGCATCGGCACTGGCGTCATTTACCACCTTGTTTGGGCCCGCGGCTGACAGGCCTACGCGTTACCTTGATCACAGCTTTGTGGATGAAGCCTGGAGCCGGGGCTGTTATGCCGGTTTGTTTGGACCGGGCGTCTGGACCCAATACGGCACGGCTTTGCGTGAACCCGTCGGCCGGATTCACTGGGCTGGCACCGAAACTGCCGAAGTCTGGAATGGCTATATGGACGGGGCCGTACGCTCCGGCGAGCGAGCCGCGCAGGAGGTATTGCTGGCGGAGTGA
- a CDS encoding phage holin family protein, protein MGLIIRILISAVAVFIASQFIPGIRVDGFGAAIIVAIVLGLLNAFLKPILVLLTIPITILTLGLFYLVINVIMVYLAASIVDGFAVSGFFAALLFSIVVSIVTWAIDAIIN, encoded by the coding sequence ATGGGACTCATCATTCGCATTCTGATCAGCGCTGTGGCGGTGTTTATCGCCAGTCAGTTCATTCCGGGTATCCGAGTCGACGGTTTCGGAGCCGCTATCATCGTGGCTATCGTGCTGGGCTTGCTCAACGCGTTTCTGAAACCAATTCTGGTACTGCTCACTATCCCAATCACCATTCTGACGCTGGGTTTGTTCTACCTCGTCATTAACGTCATCATGGTGTATCTGGCAGCATCTATCGTCGACGGCTTTGCCGTCAGTGGTTTCTTTGCCGCTTTGCTGTTTAGTATTGTGGTGTCGATTGTCACCTGGGCTATCGACGCGATCATAAACTAA
- the hisIE gene encoding bifunctional phosphoribosyl-AMP cyclohydrolase/phosphoribosyl-ATP diphosphatase HisIE, giving the protein MTTIDFSKSPDGLVPAVVQDEQTGKVLMVGYMNREAYDKTQAEGVVTFFSRSKGRLWTKGETSNNFLHVRQILIDCDGDTLLIKASPAGPTCHTGADTCFEEVNRGKGQFLNYLQGIIHDRRVNPTEKSYTTSLFNRGVNKIAQKVGEEAVELVIEAKDNNDDLFRGEAADLLFHFLVLLEQKNIDLDEVITILQGRHAGK; this is encoded by the coding sequence ATGACAACAATTGATTTTAGCAAATCGCCCGACGGCCTTGTGCCCGCCGTGGTGCAGGACGAACAAACCGGTAAGGTGCTCATGGTGGGCTACATGAACCGGGAAGCCTACGACAAAACTCAGGCCGAGGGTGTGGTTACGTTTTTCAGCCGGAGCAAAGGTAGGCTCTGGACCAAGGGCGAAACCTCCAATAACTTTTTGCACGTTCGGCAGATCCTGATCGACTGCGACGGCGACACCCTGCTGATTAAGGCATCGCCCGCCGGCCCTACCTGCCATACCGGTGCCGATACCTGTTTTGAGGAGGTAAACCGGGGAAAAGGGCAGTTCCTGAACTACCTGCAAGGCATTATCCACGACCGGCGCGTGAATCCCACCGAAAAATCGTACACCACGTCGTTATTCAACCGGGGGGTCAACAAAATTGCGCAAAAGGTTGGCGAAGAGGCCGTTGAGCTGGTAATCGAAGCCAAAGACAACAACGACGACCTATTCCGGGGCGAAGCCGCCGATTTGCTGTTCCATTTTCTGGTGTTGCTCGAGCAGAAAAACATCGACCTCGACGAAGTCATCACGATTTTACAGGGCCGTCACGCCGGAAAATAG
- the hisF gene encoding imidazole glycerol phosphate synthase subunit HisF has product MLTKRIIPCLDIKDGRTVKGTNFVNLRDAGDPVELGAIYARQGADELVFLDITATVDERKTLIELVRRVAHAVNIPFTVGGGISSVADVSALLNAGADKVSINSSAVRNPALVDQLALEFGSQCIVVAIDTRWIPAGADISSNEMSAPGQHIVHTHGGRKPTHLRTLEWAKEVENRGAGEILLTSMDTDGTKAGFALELTAAVSGAAHIPVIASGGAGTMDHFVDVFTTGKADAGLAASIFHFKEIDIPELKQYLAQQGIPMRLTN; this is encoded by the coding sequence ATGCTAACAAAACGAATTATTCCCTGTCTCGATATCAAAGACGGGCGCACCGTAAAAGGAACGAACTTCGTGAACCTGCGCGATGCTGGCGACCCCGTAGAACTGGGGGCTATTTACGCACGACAAGGGGCCGATGAGCTTGTTTTTCTGGATATTACCGCCACCGTCGACGAGCGCAAAACCCTGATTGAACTCGTCCGGCGGGTGGCCCACGCGGTCAATATTCCGTTTACTGTAGGCGGAGGAATCTCGTCGGTGGCCGACGTATCGGCGCTGCTCAACGCCGGTGCCGACAAGGTTTCGATCAACTCCTCGGCCGTGCGTAACCCCGCCCTGGTCGATCAGCTCGCGCTCGAATTTGGTAGCCAGTGTATTGTGGTGGCCATCGACACCCGCTGGATTCCCGCCGGCGCTGACATTTCTTCAAACGAAATGTCAGCGCCGGGACAACACATCGTGCACACGCATGGCGGCCGCAAACCCACTCATTTGCGCACGCTCGAATGGGCTAAAGAAGTAGAAAATCGGGGGGCGGGCGAAATTCTGCTCACCTCAATGGACACCGATGGTACCAAGGCAGGCTTTGCTCTCGAACTGACGGCAGCCGTGTCGGGGGCGGCTCATATACCGGTGATTGCGTCGGGGGGCGCGGGCACCATGGATCACTTTGTGGATGTGTTTACCACTGGCAAAGCCGATGCCGGGCTGGCAGCCAGCATTTTTCACTTCAAAGAGATCGATATTCCTGAGCTTAAGCAGTATTTGGCCCAACAAGGTATTCCGATGCGCCTGACTAATTAG
- a CDS encoding GNAT family N-acetyltransferase — protein MTENYTISTDKSRLDLNVIHGFLSQESYWAQNIPLEKVEKAVAHSLCFGVYAPDGQQVGFARVVTDYTTVAYLSDVFVVESNRGRGLSKKLVQYITEYPELQGLRRWILVTQDAQGLYRQFGFVNPEEPHWYMHRKLFTSY, from the coding sequence ATGACCGAAAATTACACCATCAGCACCGACAAATCCCGGCTCGACCTGAACGTGATTCACGGGTTTCTGAGTCAGGAGTCGTACTGGGCGCAGAACATCCCGCTCGAAAAAGTCGAGAAAGCCGTTGCGCACTCGCTTTGTTTTGGGGTCTACGCCCCCGATGGACAACAGGTTGGGTTTGCCCGCGTCGTAACTGACTATACTACGGTAGCGTACCTGTCCGATGTGTTCGTGGTTGAGAGCAATCGGGGCCGGGGCCTTTCCAAAAAACTGGTTCAGTACATCACCGAATACCCCGAATTGCAGGGGCTGCGCCGGTGGATTCTGGTCACGCAAGATGCGCAGGGGCTCTACCGTCAGTTTGGCTTCGTCAACCCCGAAGAGCCCCACTGGTACATGCACCGCAAATTATTTACCAGCTACTAA
- the hisA gene encoding 1-(5-phosphoribosyl)-5-[(5-phosphoribosylamino)methylideneamino]imidazole-4-carboxamide isomerase, producing MHIIPAIDLIDGKAVRLTQGDYNQKKEYNARPLEVAQQFEDAGLTRLHLVDLDGAKQKRVINWKVLELIATKTRLHIDFGGGVQSDDDLRVVFESGARQVTGGSIAVKNPDLFERWLAQYGPEAIILGADAKNEKIAVSGWEEGTDVWVYDFVEKYLEKGIRYVISTDVAKDGLLQGPSFELYRNLQERSADLQIIASGGVANMGDIEKLAEMNLFGVIVGKAIYEGRVTLKDLMALNS from the coding sequence ATGCACATTATTCCCGCAATTGACCTGATCGACGGCAAGGCCGTTCGGCTTACGCAGGGCGACTACAACCAGAAAAAAGAATACAACGCCCGCCCGCTTGAGGTAGCTCAGCAATTTGAAGATGCGGGCCTGACCCGGCTGCATCTGGTGGATCTGGACGGGGCCAAACAAAAGCGCGTCATCAACTGGAAAGTGCTCGAACTGATTGCCACCAAAACCCGGCTCCATATCGACTTTGGTGGCGGGGTACAGTCCGACGACGACCTGCGAGTTGTGTTCGAATCGGGCGCCAGGCAGGTTACCGGGGGCAGTATCGCCGTCAAAAACCCCGACCTCTTCGAACGTTGGCTCGCCCAATACGGCCCCGAGGCCATTATTCTGGGGGCCGACGCCAAAAACGAGAAAATCGCCGTGAGCGGCTGGGAAGAAGGCACCGATGTATGGGTGTACGACTTCGTGGAGAAGTACCTCGAAAAAGGCATCCGGTACGTAATCAGCACCGATGTGGCCAAAGACGGGCTGTTGCAGGGTCCATCGTTCGAGCTGTACCGTAACCTACAGGAGCGGTCGGCCGATTTGCAGATTATTGCCAGTGGGGGGGTTGCCAACATGGGCGATATTGAGAAACTGGCCGAAATGAACCTCTTCGGGGTGATTGTAGGCAAGGCCATTTACGAAGGTCGCGTGACGCTGAAAGACTTGATGGCCCTGAATAGTTAA
- the hisH gene encoding imidazole glycerol phosphate synthase subunit HisH — translation MKTVIIKYNAGNVQSVMYALDRIGASYLLTDDETEIRSADKVIFPGVGEASTAMAYLRERGLDRLIPSLKQPVLGTCIGMQLMCRHSEENNTTCMGIFDIDVRRLPADGGLKVPHMGWNNINQLRGPLTEGLPADAYMYFVHSYAADVCPETVAVCEYGRPFSAMLQKDNFYAAQFHAEISGNVGQRVLENFLNLSL, via the coding sequence ATGAAAACCGTCATTATCAAATACAATGCAGGCAACGTTCAGTCGGTAATGTACGCCCTCGACCGCATCGGTGCGAGCTACCTCCTGACCGACGATGAGACCGAAATCCGGTCGGCCGACAAAGTCATTTTTCCCGGCGTAGGCGAAGCCAGTACCGCTATGGCGTACCTGCGCGAGCGCGGCCTCGATCGCCTGATTCCATCGCTGAAACAACCCGTGCTGGGTACCTGTATCGGCATGCAACTCATGTGTCGTCACTCCGAAGAGAACAACACGACCTGCATGGGCATTTTTGATATTGATGTGCGCCGGCTGCCGGCCGATGGTGGCCTCAAAGTACCGCATATGGGCTGGAATAACATCAATCAACTACGCGGGCCGCTCACCGAAGGGCTTCCCGCCGATGCCTACATGTATTTCGTACACAGCTACGCGGCCGACGTTTGCCCCGAGACCGTGGCCGTGTGCGAGTACGGGCGTCCGTTCAGCGCTATGCTCCAGAAAGACAACTTCTACGCGGCTCAATTTCACGCCGAAATTAGTGGCAACGTAGGGCAGCGCGTGCTCGAAAACTTTTTGAATCTTTCGCTTTAA
- a CDS encoding transposase — MHYHRNLPHIQPTEAVFFITMRLSGSIPTAIVAMIQERYELDQKRLEKSIIDEKQLNQLKADNRKRYFAHFEHHLDHPQNGPYWLSKPEIANIVKEALHFREQEQYDLIAYTIMSNHIHIVIDTRNKGKQDRPLFRVLQSFKSHTGRHTNKLLGHTGSFWHQESYDHVVRDSAELENIIRYVLENPVKAKLVENWQDWPHTYVNEAYL; from the coding sequence ATGCATTATCATCGAAATTTGCCTCATATCCAGCCAACCGAAGCGGTCTTCTTCATTACCATGAGGTTATCAGGGAGCATACCTACTGCCATAGTAGCGATGATACAGGAACGTTATGAGTTGGATCAAAAAAGGTTGGAGAAAAGCATAATCGATGAAAAGCAATTGAACCAACTTAAAGCCGACAACCGAAAGCGTTACTTTGCTCACTTTGAGCATCACCTCGACCATCCGCAGAACGGCCCTTATTGGCTATCAAAGCCTGAAATTGCCAACATAGTGAAAGAAGCACTGCATTTCAGAGAACAAGAACAGTATGACCTCATTGCTTACACCATTATGTCGAATCATATCCATATCGTCATTGATACCCGAAATAAGGGTAAGCAAGACCGGCCTTTATTTAGGGTTTTACAATCGTTCAAAAGCCATACAGGACGTCATACAAATAAACTGCTTGGCCATACGGGCAGCTTCTGGCACCAAGAGAGTTACGACCATGTAGTGCGAGATAGCGCTGAGTTAGAAAACATTATCCGATATGTTTTGGAGAATCCCGTCAAAGCAAAATTGGTGGAAAATTGGCAAGATTGGCCACACACGTATGTTAACGAAGCGTACTTATGA
- a CDS encoding aminotransferase class IV: MHYGYLNGTIRPVDELSIGITDLSLLRGYGLFDYFLTYNGRPFQWDWYWERFQNSATGLRLPLPMGKDETYALVMDLVNRAGGADVALRFVLTGGYSADSISIGEPNLLIITEDIHPVPGEQYKVGIRVMLDEYVRDMAEIKSTDYKRVILKAPAIRAAGASDLLYHKDGEISELSRSNFFLVKGNTLITPNRHILRGITRRTVIELAKPDFFVEERPVLLSELQDADEAFTTSSTKRVLPIVQVGEITIGNGQVGPKSRFLLQRFDEFVAKW, from the coding sequence ATGCACTACGGGTATCTTAACGGCACCATCCGACCTGTCGATGAACTGAGCATCGGTATCACCGACCTGAGTTTGTTGCGCGGCTACGGCCTGTTCGACTACTTCCTGACCTACAACGGCCGGCCTTTTCAGTGGGACTGGTACTGGGAGCGGTTTCAGAACTCGGCCACGGGGCTACGCTTGCCCCTACCCATGGGCAAAGACGAAACCTACGCCTTAGTGATGGATCTCGTTAACCGGGCCGGTGGGGCCGATGTAGCCCTTCGGTTTGTGCTGACGGGCGGCTATTCGGCCGATAGCATCAGTATCGGAGAGCCTAACCTGCTGATCATCACAGAGGACATTCACCCGGTACCGGGCGAGCAGTACAAAGTGGGGATCCGGGTGATGCTCGACGAATACGTTCGGGATATGGCTGAGATCAAAAGCACCGATTACAAGCGCGTAATTCTGAAAGCCCCGGCTATTCGGGCGGCTGGTGCGTCGGATTTGCTCTATCATAAAGACGGCGAAATCAGCGAGTTGAGCCGGAGTAATTTCTTTCTGGTGAAAGGAAATACGCTCATCACGCCCAACCGGCACATTCTGCGGGGTATCACCCGCCGAACCGTGATTGAGCTGGCGAAGCCTGACTTTTTTGTGGAGGAACGCCCCGTATTGCTTTCTGAGTTGCAGGATGCCGATGAGGCCTTTACTACCAGCTCGACCAAACGGGTGCTACCCATTGTACAGGTTGGCGAGATCACCATTGGCAACGGGCAGGTTGGCCCCAAATCACGGTTTTTGTTGCAACGGTTCGATGAGTTTGTGGCAAAATGGTAG
- the ettA gene encoding energy-dependent translational throttle protein EttA, with the protein MSQETIIFSMAGVSKIIPPNRQILKNIYLSFFYGAKIGVLGLNGSGKSTLLRIIAGIDKNYNGEVVFSPGYSVGMLEQEPQLDPSKTVKEVVEEGVQPIVDLLKEFDQINEAFGDPDADFDKLIARQGEVQEKLDHYNAWELDARLERAMDALRTPPSDALISTLSGGEKRRVALCRLLLQEPDVLLLDEPTNHLDAESVLWLEEHLRQYKGTVIAVTHDRYFLDNVAGWILELDRGEGIPWKGNYSSWLEQKEQRLAKEEKTESKRQKTLQRELEWVRMAPKARQAKSKARLGAYEKLLSEDAQQREQKLEIFIPPGPRLGAKVIEAHGVAKAFGDKLLYENLDFTLPQAGIVGIIGPNGAGKTTLFKLITGQLKPDAGTFEVGETVKLAYVDQEHDGLDPDKTVFQTISEGNEWIMLGGKQSNARAYCSRFNFAGSDQEKKVGTLSGGERNRVHLAIALKEGGNLLLLDEPTNDLDVNTLRALEEGLENFAGCAVVISHDRWFLDRVATHILAFEGDSQVYWFEGNFSEYEENRRKRLGTDATPKRIKYKKLA; encoded by the coding sequence CATCATTGCCGGCATCGACAAGAACTACAACGGCGAGGTTGTTTTTTCGCCCGGTTATTCGGTCGGAATGCTTGAGCAAGAGCCCCAACTCGACCCCAGCAAAACCGTGAAAGAGGTTGTGGAAGAGGGCGTTCAGCCCATTGTCGACCTGCTGAAAGAGTTTGATCAAATCAATGAAGCCTTCGGTGATCCCGACGCCGATTTCGACAAACTTATTGCCCGGCAGGGTGAGGTGCAGGAGAAGCTCGACCACTACAATGCCTGGGAACTCGACGCCCGGCTCGAGCGCGCCATGGACGCCCTCCGGACACCCCCTTCCGACGCGCTTATCAGCACCCTCTCAGGGGGCGAAAAGCGCCGGGTGGCCCTCTGCCGACTGCTGTTGCAGGAACCCGACGTTCTGTTGCTCGACGAACCCACCAACCACCTCGATGCCGAGTCGGTGTTGTGGCTGGAAGAACACCTGCGGCAGTACAAAGGCACGGTGATTGCCGTAACCCACGACCGTTACTTCCTCGACAATGTGGCCGGCTGGATTCTCGAACTCGACCGGGGCGAAGGTATCCCCTGGAAAGGCAACTACTCGTCGTGGCTGGAGCAGAAAGAACAACGCCTGGCCAAGGAGGAAAAAACGGAATCGAAACGCCAAAAGACGCTTCAGCGCGAATTGGAGTGGGTGCGCATGGCTCCCAAGGCCCGGCAGGCTAAGTCCAAAGCACGTTTGGGTGCGTACGAGAAGCTCCTCAGCGAAGACGCCCAACAACGCGAACAGAAGCTCGAAATTTTTATTCCACCCGGACCCCGGCTCGGTGCCAAGGTTATTGAAGCGCACGGTGTTGCCAAAGCCTTTGGCGATAAACTGCTGTACGAAAACCTCGACTTTACGTTGCCACAGGCAGGTATTGTGGGCATTATTGGCCCCAACGGCGCGGGTAAAACGACTTTGTTCAAGCTGATTACCGGTCAGCTCAAACCCGACGCAGGCACCTTTGAAGTGGGCGAAACCGTAAAACTGGCTTACGTAGATCAGGAACACGACGGCCTTGACCCCGACAAAACGGTATTCCAGACTATCTCGGAAGGCAACGAGTGGATTATGCTCGGTGGAAAGCAATCCAACGCCCGGGCATATTGCAGCCGCTTCAACTTTGCCGGTTCGGATCAGGAGAAAAAAGTGGGCACACTCTCAGGCGGGGAGCGCAACCGCGTACACCTCGCCATTGCGCTCAAGGAAGGCGGTAACCTGTTGTTGCTCGACGAACCGACCAACGACCTGGACGTGAACACCCTCCGGGCGTTGGAAGAAGGTCTCGAAAACTTCGCCGGTTGCGCCGTGGTCATCAGCCACGACCGTTGGTTCCTCGACCGCGTAGCTACGCACATTCTGGCGTTTGAAGGCGATTCGCAGGTTTACTGGTTTGAGGGTAACTTCTCTGAATACGAAGAAAACCGGCGCAAGCGGCTCGGCACCGATGCCACGCCCAAGCGCATCAAATACAAGAAGTTGGCTTAG